The following coding sequences lie in one Zingiber officinale cultivar Zhangliang chromosome 2B, Zo_v1.1, whole genome shotgun sequence genomic window:
- the LOC122045899 gene encoding probable glutathione S-transferase GSTU6: MAGAAAEDVKVLGAPLSPFVIRVLIALRLKKVEYELVEVRFLEPKSEILVKSNPVYKKIPVLLHRGKPICESAVIVQYIDEEWSDGGGSSSILPTDPFDRAIARFWAVYIDDKVRALIRALRGETEAAKVTELAGQFRQVLGLLEQVFTECGKGKGFFGGDTVGYLDIVLGSGLGWIMAVEKGKSVKLLDAEELPRLVGWAGRFLAEESVKGLVPDGDEYLKIYGVTAARTSATPAA; encoded by the exons ATGGCCGGAGCTGCGGCGGAGGACGTGAAGGTTTTGGGCGCCCCGCTGAGCCCCTTCGTCATCAGGGTTCTCATCGCCCTCCGCCTCAAGAAAGTCGAGTATGAGCTCGTGGAGGTGCGGTTCTTGGAGCCGAAGAGCGAGATCCTGGTGAAGTCCAACCCAGTCTACAAGAAGATCCCCGTGCTGCTCCACCGCGGAAAACCTATCTGCGAGTCCGCCGTCATCGTCCAGTACATCGACGAGGAGTGGTCCGACGGCGGCGGATCCTCCTCCATCCTCCCCACCGACCCTTTCGACCGCGCCATCGCTCGGTTCTGGGCCGTCTACATCGACGACAAG GTGCGTGCTTTAATTAGGGCTTTGAGGGGGGAGACGGAGGCGGCCAAGGTGACGGAGTTGGCTGGCCAATTCCGGCAGGTGCTGGGGCTGCTGGAACAGGTCTTCACGGAGTGCGGTAAAGGGAAGGGCTTCTTTGGCGGGGACACTGTCGGCTACCTGGACATCGTGCTGGGGAGCGGCCTGGGGTGGATAATGGCGGTGGAGAAGGGCAAAAGCGTCAAGCTTTTGGATGCGGAGGAGCTTCCTCGTTTGGTGGGATGGGCGGGGCGGTTCCTGGCGGAGGAATCAGTGAAGGGGCTGGTGCCGGACGGCGACGAGTATTTGAAGATTTACGGAGTCACGGCGGCTAGGACGAGCGCTACTCCTGCTGCGTAA